GTGGCTCATTTTGTCTGCATAGCCAAATTTCTCAACTGCAGCTGCTGAGTCACCGCCGCCGATTACACTGTATGTATCTTTGGCTTCAGCAAGTGCTTCTGCAACAGAACGGGTTCCTTTAGAGAATGCTTCCATTTCGAAAACACCCATCGGACCGTTCCATATTACAAGTTTCGATTTCTGAATGGTATTTCGGTACTTTTCAATCGTTTTAGAACCGATATCAAGTCCTTCCCAGTCAGACGGGATGGCATCGATGCCCACAACCTTCGTGTTTGCATCGTTTGAGAAGTCATCAGCAACAAGAATATCTTCAGGAATGAGGAAGTTTACTCCCTTTTCCTTCGCTTTTTCCATGAAGCCTTTAGCTGTTTCAATCTTATCTTCTTCCAATAAAGATTTACCTACATCGTGGCCTAAAGCTTTGATGAACGTGTAGCCAAGCCCTCCGCCGATGATCATGTTGTCCACTTTATCTAGCAGATTATTGATCACGTCGATTTTGTCTTTAACTTTGGCACCGCCAATGATAGCAGTGAAAGGGCGGTCAGGATTGGATAGAGCTTTTCCAAGCACATCAAGTTCTTTTTCCATCAGGAATCCCGCAACAGCTGGAAGATGTTTTGCAGCGCCTTCAGTAGATGCGTGCGCACGGTGGGCTGCACCGAATGCATCGTTCACATACACATCAGCGAGTTCAGCAAATTTCTGTGCTAATTCAGGATCATTTTTTTCTTCTCCAGGATAAAAGCGGACGTTCTCAAGAAGAATGACGCCTCCGTTGTCAAGGCTTGACAGCGCACTCTTCACTTCTTCGCCGTATGCTTCGTCCGTTTTTACAACTTCTTTGCCAAGGAGATCGCTTAAGCGCTGTGCCACTGGGGTCAAGCGAAGCTCTTCGACCACTTGGCCTTTCGGGCGTCCGAGATGGCTCGCCAATAAAACTTTGGCACCTTGCTCTGTTA
This genomic stretch from Fictibacillus marinisediminis harbors:
- a CDS encoding phosphoglycerate kinase yields the protein MNKKTVRDIDVNGKVVFCRVDFNVPMENGKITDDTRIRAALPTIQYLTEQGAKVLLASHLGRPKGQVVEELRLTPVAQRLSDLLGKEVVKTDEAYGEEVKSALSSLDNGGVILLENVRFYPGEEKNDPELAQKFAELADVYVNDAFGAAHRAHASTEGAAKHLPAVAGFLMEKELDVLGKALSNPDRPFTAIIGGAKVKDKIDVINNLLDKVDNMIIGGGLGYTFIKALGHDVGKSLLEEDKIETAKGFMEKAKEKGVNFLIPEDILVADDFSNDANTKVVGIDAIPSDWEGLDIGSKTIEKYRNTIQKSKLVIWNGPMGVFEMEAFSKGTRSVAEALAEAKDTYSVIGGGDSAAAVEKFGYADKMSHISTGGGASLEFMEGKELPSVTALNDK